One Symphalangus syndactylus isolate Jambi chromosome 9, NHGRI_mSymSyn1-v2.1_pri, whole genome shotgun sequence DNA segment encodes these proteins:
- the LOC129490335 gene encoding interferon alpha-1/13, producing MASPFALLMALVVLSCKSSCFLGCDLPETHSLDNRRTLMLLAQMSRISPSSCLMDRHDFGFPQEEFDGNQFQKAPAISVLHELIQQIFNLFTTKDSSAAWDEDLLDKFCTELYQQLNDLEACVMQEERVGETPLMNADSSLAVKKYFRRITLYLTEKKYSPCAWEVVRAEIMRSLSLSTNLQERLRRKE from the coding sequence ATGGCCTCGCCCTTTGCTTTACTGATGGCCCTGGTGGTGCTCAGCTGCAAGTCAAGCTGCTTTCTGGGCTGTGATCTGCCTGAGACCCACAGCCTGGATAACAGGAGGACCTTGATGCTCCTGGCACAAATGAGCAGaatctctccttcctcctgtctGATGGACAGACATGACTTTGGATTTCCTCAGGAGGAGTTTGATGGCAACCAGTTCCAGAAGGCTCCAGCCATCTCTGTCCTCCATGAGCTGATCCAGCAGATATTCAACCTCTTTACCACAAAAGATTCATCTGCTGCTTGGGATGAGGACCTCCTAGACAAATTCTGCACTGAACTCTACCAGCAGCTGAATGACTTGGAAGCCTGTGTGATGCAGGAGGAGAGGGTGGGAGAAACTCCCCTGATGAATGCGGACTCCAGCTTGGCTGTGAAGAAATACTTCCGAAGAATCACTCTCTATTTGACAGAGAAGAAATATAGCccttgtgcctgggaggttgtCAGAGCAGAAATCATGAGATCCCTCTCTTTATCAACAAACTTGCAAGAAAGATTAAGGAGGAAGGAATAA
- the LOC129490328 gene encoding interferon alpha-8, producing MALTFYLLVALVVLSYKSFSSLGCDLPQTHSLGNRRALVLLAQMKRISPFSCLKDRHDFEFPQEEFDDKQFQKAQAISVLHEMIQQTFNLFSTKNSSASLDETLLDEFYIELDQQLNDLESCVMQDVGVIESPLMYEDSILAVRKYFQRITLYLTEKKYSSCAWEVVRAEIMRSFSLSINLQKRLKSKE from the coding sequence ATGGCCTTGACCTTTTATTTACTGGTGGCCCTAGTGGTGCTCAGCTACAAGTCATTCAGCTCTCTGGGCTGTGATCTGCCTCAGACtcacagcctgggtaacaggaggGCCTTGGTGCTCCtggcacaaatgaaaagaatctctcctttctcctgcctgaaAGACAGACATGACTTTGAATTCCCCCAGGAGGAGTTTGATGATAAACAGTTCCAGAAGGCTCAAGCCATCTCTGTCCTCCATGAGATGATCCAACAGACCTTCAACCTCTTCAGCACAAAGAATTCATCTGCTTCTTTGGATGAGACCCTTCTAGATGAATTCTACATCGAACTTGACCAGCAGCTGAATGACCTGGAGTCCTGTGTGATGCAGGACGTGGGGGTGATAGAGTCTCCCCTGATGTACGAGGACTCCATCCTGGCTgtgaggaaatacttccaaagaATCACTCTGTATCTGACAGAGAAGAAATACAGCtcttgtgcctgggaggttgtCAGAGCAGAAATCATGAGATCCTTCTCTTTATCAATCAACTTGCAAAAAAGATTGAAGAGTAAGGAATGA